A single Syngnathoides biaculeatus isolate LvHL_M chromosome 18, ASM1980259v1, whole genome shotgun sequence DNA region contains:
- the si:dkey-5g14.1 gene encoding lysosomal proton-coupled steroid conjugate and bile acid symporter SLC46A3 has product MKGLYLVEPVVALYAFSTYLTYPLVQQYVYRRLWQQLTNSTYPVSDNTSTCARANASDHDNRTFYLQEVQEQVSLFSLYSQVLSAVPSLLVTLLLVAYSDRAGRKVAIVLPLVGTLLYTLSLLAVSYFHLNVYLLVGATFLSALFGGLGTFLGSCFAYVADLSGAGGQRMTLRIAGLDMMIGLLSGAASLCTGYFLRAAGFDGPFLTSAVCQVLVLLYAVFILEETVTRPDADPDEGSAVRQMFSTVYWMFTRAGPKQRMLLVLLVFIFTSFSFTYVGSFSLLVLYELNEPLCWTEILIGYGAALSTTIFLFSFAGVAAFTYCGAPQLLVVLIGILSLATGMTMVAFSKTTLMIFLARLPMLLSIMPFSVLRSMMSKIIRKSEQGALFALLSFAEVLTANVSAAVFNTLYAATVAWYPGFVFLVSAGLCVIPTMLLGVVCALGADVAAEDEAAVLVGESEERP; this is encoded by the exons ATGAAGGGTCTTTACCTGGTGGAGCCAGTGGTGGCGCTGTACGCGTTCTCCACGTACCTCACGTACCCGTTGGTGCAGCAGTACGTGTACCGGCGGCTGTGGCAGCAGCTGACCAACAGCACGTACCCCGTCTCCGACAACACGTCCACATGTGCCCGCGCCAACGCCAGCGACCACGACAACCGCACCTTCTACTTGCAG GAGGTCCAGGAGCAGGTGTCCCTGTTCTCGCTGTACTCTCAGGTCCTGTCGGCGGTGCCCTCCTTGCTGGTCACCCTCCTGTTGGTGGCGTACAGCGACCGGGCGGGGCGCAAGGTGGCCATCGTCCTGCCACTTGTGGGCACGCTGCTGTACACGCTGTCCCTGCTGGCCGTCTCCTACTTCCATCTGAACGTCTACCTACTGGTCGGGGCCACGTTCCTGTCCGCCCTCTTCGGGGGCCTGGGCACCTTCCTGGGCAGCTGCTTCGCGTACGTAGCCGACCTCAGCGGCGCCGGCGGCCAGCGGATGACGCTGCGCATCGCCGGGCTGGACATGATGATCGGGCTGCTGTCGGGCGCGGCCTCGCTGTGCACGGGCTACTTCCTGAGGGCGGCCGGCTTCGACGGGCCCTTCCTGACCTCGGCCGTGTGCCAGGTCCTGGTCCTGCTATACGCTGTCTTCATCCTGGAAGAGACGGTGACACGGCCGGACGCCGACCCAGACGAGGGTTCGGCCGTGCGGCAAATGTTCTCCACCGTCTACTGGATGTTCACCCGGGCCGGACCCAAGCAGCGAATGCTGCTGGTCCTCCTGGTCTTCATCTTCACAAGCTTCTCCTTCACCTACGTGGGCAGCTTCTCCTTGTTGGTGCTCTACGAGCTGAACGAGCCGCTGTGCTGGACCGAAATTCTCATCGGCTACGGTGCGGCGCTGTCCACCACCATCTTCCTCTTCAGCTTCGCCGGCGTGGCCGCTTTCACGTACTGCGGCGCCCCGCAGCTGCTCGTGGTGTTGATCGGCATCCTGTCTTTGGCCACCGGCATGACTATGGTGGCCTTTTCCAAAACCACTTTGATGATATTTCTAG CGCGGCTTCCCATGCTCCTGTCCATCATGCCCTTCTCGGTGCTGCGATCCATGATGTCCAAAATCATCCGCAAGTCCGAGCAGG GTGCTTTGTTCGCCTTGCTCTCCTTCGCGGAGGTTCTGACAGCCAACGTGTCGGCGGCCGTCTTCAACACCTTGTATGCCGCCACGGTGGCCTGGTACCCCGGTTTTGTCTTCCTGGTATCTGCCGGACTTTGTGTGATACCGACCATGCTTCTGGG CGTGGTGTGCGCGTTGGGAGCCGACGTGGCCGCCGAGGACGAGGCTGCGGTGCTGGTCGGGGAGTCCGAGGAACGTCCTTGA